aaattaatttAGGGATCTTAAATTTTTACAAatataaaggaaaaatttagtattAAGCTCTAAAAACATTTATAACATTTTAAGTTAAGTAAAAAAATCTTACAACCCTTTAAAATCTTAATTTATATTAGTTCATATAAAGttaaaactaaattaagttaGATATCTTTTATAACTACTTTATGTTCCTAAATATTATGAGTtactacataattcaaataattgagttaattttaaaatattaattaataaaaatcattaaataataatttttaatatataaaatcTAATTTAAAGGAAAAAATATAGGGGCAAGTTTCTATGAATATCTTTCTTTTACATGACAATAAAGTGGTTCTAATAATGCAGATGAGACTTAAGTAAATTTATCATCTTTGTAAGTTAAGACGATATCATTTTGAATTCAAGTGTTCTGTTTATGTAATACCATTAATTTCTAGATTCAAAATGATTGTCGTATTTTTATCACGTCAATTACTCTATAATGATCATTTCATCttgaaaataatttattgataaatttagttAGTTGTTCTTTCACATAAGAGTTTTGACTAAACATTTTACGTGCAACACACGTACATAATGActaatactatattaaaagtatgaaggtccttagcgaaatattgttcgtcttttttaccttCTTAGAAATATAGTTCACacagacaaaatagtcatttgattatttttctaatatatagtaagttgaaatcaactaaaactttctttccttatttgaactatataacaagtcctaatatttagaaaaTTCTTATTAAATctttttgtttatgaaaatgctaagagatGTAGAATTGACGATTGCACTAAATAGGAAAAATCAGTGCCATTATGAGAGATTAATTGAAGAGTGCATTCAAAGTTATATAATTAATCTTTGAAAACTTAATTATTTCCTTGTATAATTATTAAAAGCACATCTATTAAAAATTCGTTCCTATGAAATCGGAAAACATTCCTTTCGtaatcaaggaaacaaataaataaaatcctACTTAAATTAGAAAAGCACATGTATAAAAGCACCTTAATTAACAACTAACCTAAACTGTGTCTAGCTACAACTCTATTGTTTTCTCTACCGTTTTGCTTTATTGACATTGTACTGGTTTGGTTTTTGGCTTGATATCATGTGATATTTGAAGCTTTAGTTAATAATTTGGTTACTTAGTTTTTGTTTTACTGTTTCTAGGATTTATGCTACATGTTGGTATATCTGGTATGGTTTTGGCGGATATATcatttttagattttaattttatatattttatatcccACTATGGTATTTTATGTTTAGTTTTTGTTTCATGGCTGTGGTGAATCGTCTTTAATCAATTTGAGAGTGTTAAGAtaaataaatctttttttttttgtagtatatTTATCGAATTGTATCATTTAGCAGAATAGGAGTCGTAGTGGGTGTAAATTCTTAAATATCCCTTCATTGAAAATCAAATTTCTACCCTTCAAGCTGTTATGACTATTAAACCTTTGAATTTTGGAAGAAACATTCTTTGTTCTACTTTTGGATtgcatcttctttttttttttttaattaagaaaaccTTTAACTAATGTTGCGTTAATACCACGATATGCATAGATCTCCTTTACTCTTGAAATTCTTTTTATCCGCCGACTGCTTCTAAAAATCTGAAATCCTCGAACACTAATATTTGGTATACAATCTGATTCCTTGTTAACAGAGTGAATCAAGGCGCACGATAGAGTGCTTCTAACGTGCGCTTCCTGCCGGAAATGGCCAAGGGAAAGCAGTAAACAAAATTCATCTATCAGATTGGAAAACGAAGAAGATCAATCGAAGGCCTATATCAGAGGAAATTGACGAAGTTGAGCCCGAGGAAACTAGGGTTCCTAATATGAAAATTTCGAGCCCAGATGCGATGAAGACACCACCGATTAGCACCAATCTTTGTTTGGAGAAGCAGGTTTAGCGACAAATACTAAGAACAATACATCAATGAATGTTGGGAAGACAAATGTGAGACAAATGTGAAGAGTCAGGGGGTGGACCGGATGGAGGGCGATATGCAGAGTTTGGATAAGCAAATTTCAGTCCCTAATTCTACAACTACTAGTTCTATGAATCTAAGGAAGAGCAATGAGAAGGAACAGGAGGCCCGTCAATTGAATGAGAATACAGGTGTTAATCGAAAACTGGTGATGCAAACTACAGAGGAAAAGGAGCAGAAGTGGGCAAATCTATTTGCCAGCAATAGGTTGGCTGCTAGGGGtatgaatttaaaatatatagcTCCTCTTATTGAGGATGGTGAAAAGATTGTACAATTGAGGAATGAAGATGTGGATAAGGAGACAGAGAAGTGGAAGACATCAGTGATCCTTTATGTGGTAGGAGACTCTCCTACTATAGGAGCTTTAGAAAGATTCATCAAAGCTCAATGGAATTTTGTGGCAAAACCTAAGATCTACTACCACAACGAGGGCTACTTTGTTATCAAATTCAACACAATGGAAGATAGGAATGAGGTAATTTTTTCTAGACCACACACTTTCAACAACAGACCAATAATAATCAAGGCTTGGGAGGCTAATTTTGATTTTaatgatgaaattttgagtacaATACCATTGTGAATCCAGTTCCCAAACTTACCTCTAAACTGTTGGTGCATGAAGTCGCTTAGTCGAATCAGTAGTGTATTGGGAAATCCTATATATGCTGACTAGTGTACTTCTAAGATAGAGAGAATTTCTTTCGCTAGAGTTCTGGTTGAGATGGATGTGACCAAGCCTCTCCCTCAATCTATCAAAGTGAAGGATCCAAGTGGGGAAGTCTTTGATCAGGAAATTTGGTACGATTGGCAGCCTGATTACTGCAATAAATGTTTACAAATTGGACATGTATGTCCTAATGAAACCATTCAGAAAATGCACACACACAAGAAGAGGGAGAAACCTAAGAAACAGATACAAGTGTGGCATGCTAAAGCTAACAATCAGATTGTACCTCAAAGGGTTGTTGACAATCCAACAAAGGTGACACAAAAAGATAAAGAAGTATTGCCTACAGTGAAGACAATAGAGCAAGAAAATAATTGGCAGATGGCAATGGGCAAGAATGCAACAAAGCATGGTCAAAGTCCAAATATTGGGCAAGAGCTGCTTAAGGTTACTAATGGATTTAGTACATTAACGAAAAAAGGGTGTCCTATGCAGAATGATCCTGGAAACACAAAGGATAGAGGACAAAGTAGTCAGAGTGGAGGAGTGAAGAGTCTTGCACCACCTCCTATTTCTAAATGAGTTTGATCACTTGGAATGTCAGGGACTTGAATAAGTTGTACAAACAAAAGGATATTAAAGTGTTTATACATAGTAATAGAGTAAAAATAATAGTTATAGTAGAGCATAGAGTGATGGAGCAGAATGCAGAGAAAATAATAAAGAAGATAGTTCCTAGTTGGAGTTGGCATGCCAATTATAATTCAGATAGATGGAGGATCTGGATTCTATGGGATCATAGTTTTATAGATTAATCAATATATCCATGGACAAGTTAAATATCAGACTATTGACTTCTACTTCACTGCAATCTATGGACTGCACAGTGTGGGTGGCAGAAGAAATTTGTGGATAGATCTGAAAGAACTAGAAAATTTACAATAAGGACTGTGGCTTTTAATGGGTGATTATAATGCAGTAATTCATATGGATGACAGACTAAATGGTGCAGAGATTCAAGAACAGGAAACTATAGATTTTACTGATTTTTTATTTGAAACGGAATTAACTGAACTGAAGACGGTGGGAAGAAATACACATGGACCAACAACCACATAAACGGCAAAATTGATAGAGCAGTGGTAAATGGGGATTGGATGATAAGACTACCTCATCTAGAAGTGAAAGTACTTGATCCTGGGTTCTCAGACCACTCTCCCTTAAGTATTATCTTTGATAATCATCGAGGAAGAAGAGCCagactttttaaatttttgaaccaTTTAACTGAACATCAAGAATTTCTGGATAAGGTAGCAAAAGGTTGGAGGGAACCAATGAGCGAGGTTTTTCTGAAAAGCATATGGCAAAAGCTAAAGAATGTAAAGACTAAAATGAAACGTCTTAATAAGGAAAAGTATAATGCAACAGATATGAGGATCAGTACCATCAGAAGCAACTTACAAGAGGCTCAAGAACAAATGAGACTTCCTGGGCATGACCCTGCTTTGTTTGATAAGGAAAAATCACTAAAGATGGATTTAGAGAAATGGGTGAAAATTGACAAGATAATAGCTCAGCAGAAGTGAAGGGTGAAATGGTTAAAGCTTAGGGACTCTAATAGTGCCTATTTTTGTGCTTGTATGAAAAACAGAAGTGCTATTAATCAGATCAAAATATTAGTAACAGTAGATGGAGTAATGTTACAAGCAGAAGATGATATCAATGAGGAGGTCCTGAAATTTTATAGCTTCTTGGCACAGCAACACCCCAATTACCTGCAATAAAACTCTCAGTTTTTTCAAATGGTCCTAAACTGAATAGAAGCCAACAACTCCAACTGATTAATCCTATCACAAGAGAGGAAGTTTACATGGCTGTTAAGGATATTAATGATATGAAAGCACCAGGAGTGGATGGTTTCAAtgcatattttttcaaaaaagctTGGACTGTGATTGGTAATGAGGTAGTAGATGCTatacttaattttttttagacTGGAGTTATGTACAAACCAGTTAATTGTACTTCTGTTACTTTAATACCAAAAGTCAAGAACCCTTCTTCAATAAAGCAATACAGGCCAATCTCATGTTGTTCGGTAATATATAAGATTGTGTCGAAAATTCTTACAAAGAGAATGCAAGaggtgatggatactttggtggaCAGAAGTCAGTCAGCTTTTGTTCCTGGGAGACTAATCAATGATAACATAATCCTTAGCCATGAACTGGTGAAAGGATATGGTAGGAAGGGTATATCTCCAAGATGTATGCTGAAAGTGGACATGCAAAAGGCATATGACTCTGTAGAGTAGATATTCATAGAATAAGTTTTGCTTGGACTGAACTTTCCTACTCAATTTATTTAGTGGATCATGGAATGCTTGAAAACTATATCCTACTCTATTCTTATCAATGGGCAACCAACAGAGCCTTTTAACGCAAAGAAAGGGTTAAGGCAGGGGGACCCAATGTCCCCATTTCTATTTGTTCTAGTGATGGAATATTTCAGTAGAGTACTAAAGAGTCTGGGGAATGAACCTGACTTTAATTATCATCCAAAGTGTGAGAAGATGAACGTTATACAACTGGGATTTGCTGATGACTTACTACTATTTTGCAGGGGCAATGTGAAGTCTATTCAAATGCTATTTGATTGTTTCCAGGAGTTCTCAACAACTTCTGGACTAAGTGCTAATAGAGACAAAAGCTCCATTTATTTTGGAGGTGTAGATGCAACAGTTCAACAGCAAATCATGGAGTTAACTGGGTTCACTAAAGGAGAGTTACTAATAAGATATCTTGGTATTCCCCTGAGCACCAAGGGGCTCTCAGTGCTTCAATGCCAACCTTTGCTGGAAAAGATGATGGGAAGAATTCAAAGTTGGACAGCGAAATTCCTCTCTTATGCAGGAAGAGTCCAGCTGATAAAGAATGTTCTCATTTCGGTCTAAGTATTTTGGTCACAAATATTTGTATTACCTGCAAAGGTAGTTAAGCTAATTGAAGCAACATGTAGAAAATTCTTATGGACCAGAGGAGTTGAACTATCAAAGAGGGCTTTGCTTGCATGGGATAGAGTTTGCTATCCTCAGGTAGCAGGAGGTATGAATATCCTTAATATTTGCAGCTGGAACAAAGCTGTCATATGCAAACTATTATGGAATTTATGTAGCAAGAAGGATAACCTATGGGTCGTGGGTACATAACTATTATATAAAGGAAAGACAAGTATGGGAGGTTGCACCAAAACAAGCATCCTAGGTAGTGCAAAAAATCTTAAAAGCCAAAACCTATGTTGAACTAGCAGGAATAAATGGTAATGAGTTTCAATCACTGTCAAACTTCTCTATTAGGAAGTTGTACACTAAAATGAGAGGTGTTTTTACTAAGGTTTCATGGAGGAAGTTAGTGTGTAATAACTTAGGAGCTTCCAAATGGATATTCATATTAGGACTTGTGGCACATGAAAAATTGCTTACTAGAGATAAACTAATACAATGGGGAATGGAGGTTCCACTGGCTTGTCCACTCTGTAATACTAGAAACGAAAGTATTTCACACTTGTTTTTTCAATGTGATATGTCTTCCTATATCTGGAAAAAGGTCCTAGCTTGGCAAGGGATAAGCAGAATGGTAATGGATTGGCAAGAGGAACTAAAGTGGGCTGAAGTTTATGCAAGAGGAAGAAGAGTCGAGGCAGAGATATACAGAATGACACTTGCAGCGAGTGTGTACTacatttggaaagaaaaaaaccAACGAGTTTTCCAAAGTATGCAGTCAGATCCGAAGCATATTATGAAACAGATTATCCAAGAGATATGTTGTAGAGGAACAATGCATACAAGATTAGCTAGGAAGCTTGATCAATTAAATTTCTATCCTTAACTTTGTGGTTGTAGTAGTTAGCCATGGTGTAGTTGTGAGATGATATGGTTGGCTTTGTAGATCCTGATGTTGGGGCATCATGTCCAACATGcagtttatttcttttttcttgtgtACATATTTCGATtggtaaaaaaaatttatttaccaaaaaaaagAGTGAATCAGAATTTTTGAATATCTCATAGAGATTTTACATCACCTTAGTCAATTGATGGACGAATTCATCTATATGTTATTACTTTGGAACATGCTAATTCTTCCTTTTATGATGTAACTAGTCAAACTATCCGCGCTTCGCGTGGTTATATGAAATATcaacaaatttaaaataatatttttatattttcagtcACAATAATATTTATCAAGCATatgaatataaaaataattttatatattgCTGAAATCTCAAATATATATTAATCATACGTGATGGATGTGTGCATGATTCTCTTAATTAAATCATAGTATATTAACTACATGTATATATAAGTACTTAACTTTTTTGTTCATTAGATAGTAAAACCTTTTAAATTCTAGttttatctattttttaaaaaagaaatatgaaaagaaaagaaaaaacagaataaaatttaaaagtacggaaactacaaatagaaagaaaacaaaacaaaacaaatgtCCATTACTGTTACGTACTCGTATTTCCTTTCCACTATTATTAGAAAGGTCACATTACTTTCCTCTGCATAAATTGTAACTCTGCTTCCTCTCGTGCCTTCCTAGCTATCTTTCTGTGCCAACTCATCCGCTTTCTTCATCGTTCAAATTTTCTCTTCACTATGAGGCTCTTGTGGCTTGTTAAAATTACTAATCTTAACTATGTTGCCGCTTTGTTCGCTTGTAACTTGTTATATTTTATTTGCGCCTACCTTAAATATCGAGTGGGGAACCTCTCGCTGGTTTTTGGAATTCGACATCAGGAAGTGTTTTCACATCATCGACCGACATCGACTCATCCTCCTAAGAAGAGTCATTAAGAAAGAGGGATCCATTTAAAGGAATTCATATTGATTGCCTAACTTCGAGTACTTTCAAGGCTCACACTACAATATCAGGTGGGTGTTCCGCTCCTGCGAAAACGAAAAATACACTTGTGCTATATTACATTGAAAAGCTTTAATTCTAGGATTATTAAGTTATTATCAGGATAAATTTGCTTACTTAAAGATCAAGGAGAAACTCCAAACAAATCAGCTCGTGTTAGTTCCTTGGAATGCTTCTTTCCGTCTCAAACACCTAAAATTATATTTGTTAACTCAACAAAAAAAATAGGAGAAAGATATTCACATAGTTTAAATAACTATACCACGGCAATTGTACGTCTCACTAATCCAAACTCAATGGAGTAATTCAACAACAAATATTTGTATGAAATTAGAATTACATAACGGAAGTTTTATGTTGAGCATATCTAATCAAAGATAtgtaaagcaaaaaaaaaaaaaaaaaaatcttgacaGTAATGTTGAACTTGTGTTAATGCAACAGTTGATCTCTTGGCTAAATAACAATCATCTTCATGACAAAAAATTAATGACTAAgaaacatgaaaataaagataattaTACAGTAAAAGAATATGAGAAGATAACAGCCACAAATAAGTTGTCAATCTGATAATCATATTTATACTCATTGTCAAACAGCACGTCCATGAAATCTTTGTGCTCCCTATGCTTGTTTTCTCTCCTTTCCCTAGTGaaatattatattgttgttggGTCTGGAGGAATTCCATGGATGTAACATGTGATGTCTCAACAACCACAAGCTattatatatagcccgccttcaTAACCATGCAACTCTTCATCTTCATAACTTCGGCCAAATATTTATTGTGTTTATTACAATTATAAAAGCTTCTGCCCACATTCTTCCGTTTTTCTCCTCCACATTCATACCATATTGGAACGCTGCTTAGATATGATGAGTTGTCAACTATCTTCGGTTTATTATCATAAAAAGTTTAAGATTTTCACTACTATAACTTTCTCCGATTTTAAATGTCACAAAAACCGCGCCCCCACAAAAATATAAAAGTATTTATTTTGCTAAGATAAACAAAGAATAAATATAGGGGCTTTTAAATACGAGAGTTGATAGTCCGAAAGGTTTATGATTCAACATCATGAcctaaaataaattaatttactaAAAATGTGACTAATTCTTTTGAATATATTgaatttaattttatatataaacttttcaaatttatttGATTCCACCATTATATTCACAAAGTAAATAAGAAAAGTCTTCTTTATTCTCCctttttatcttcttcctcgttcTCTTCTGTTTATTTCCTCACCCACCACTTATTCAGCAAAACCTGAAATTACAAAAAGACAGCCATACGTTTTGGATGCAATTCTTTATTCCCTgcattttatcttttctttcatcaattagttttttcccttttttgaaATTGCCTTACTAATCTTGTTCACGCTGTATTTATTGACATCTCATTTTCTAACATTCCATATTTAAAAAAAGTCATCACTTTATTCCACATATTGAAACccacaaataaaaaaagaagttagTGGCAGCTAATCCATATGACagtaaatttttccaaaaataagataAAACACCCAAGATAAATGAGGCCGGAAGATAGCCATCGTGATGATTGACAATGAGTATTTAATCTTCCAGTGAACACAATAATTCCAAGTGATTTGGTGACTTTGAATATCTTGTCCTGCAATAGAAAATATGGAGTAAtaaattttttcaacaaaaataaaaaaggaaaaaagttaaGGAAATaagcgaaaaagaaaaaaaagacaacaataacaaaatacacaagaagCAAAGATAAACTACATAGTCAATTAGTCATAGGCGAAGATATTTTACGTGTAAAGTAAGGAAATGATACAAAACAGTTCTTTGAAAAAAGAACACATGTCGAAGAAAAAGGAATTCGTTGATTTGTGTTTCAACTAAATGTGATAGCGGAGCATAAGCATGAACTTCTTAAATATGAAAAGTGGTGGTGAATTGAAACAAATATAGAGAAAATAGAGTAAAGGAGATGAGAATGTATATGGCTTAATGGTATGATTAATCTCTGTCTTGTATTAATTAATCATTATATGTCGGAGCGTTACGATTGTGGCGCCATTTCGTAATCGGTTGCATCCGTTTTCTTTATTGTTAAAAGAGCACATATAAATGGAAAAAATTGTAAAAAggctaaaaattcaaaaaaaaaaaagaaaagtatgaATGCTGGCCAAAGAGATGCGTCATGTCAGCACTCTTTGGCCCTCatttatatatagagagagagattaATTTCTAGACTTTGGATGACATTGACCCTAAAAAAATAGCCTATGAGGTATATTGCTCATTAATATCTCTTTCAATATTGTTGATTTGTGTTTATATTTCAAGTTTCTAACTACCTAGCATGAAGCGTCTCCTATGGTTTATCATGGGATTTAACAGTTCTTTGGTGCTCAATTTAATTTTGATAAGCAATACTTCTCGAGAGGGAGAGCCTATTTCTCGAGATGAAGAGCCATCAAATAATTTTTACCTGCTGATTTGTTTATCTGTGCGCTATTGCGACAACTGGTACATATGGTGTATCTTTTAGCAATCACATCTTGTCTCACAACGAATGCCATATAaattaaaaacaataaaaatttatagaaaaaaaaatatttattcttTTATAAACTTATTATTTCCTTGTACTCGTTATTTGACCTCTTAATTAAAGAACGTCATTATTTTAAAcaactttatttttcttatattagCTTTTTAGTTagcaaataattttattatttcctAGTACGGTGACGTCAGGCAAGTAGTAAACCTCCTTTAAAAGCTTTCAAGTTTTGTTCCACATTTTCAAGTTCGCATTAGAAACAAGACATTTCAGAATACGTATTCTTTTTTAtcctaaatatttattattataagAGTACAAAACTCCAAAATAGAAATTTGACAGATTAACATTGTGTAGGAAATTACTCTCTAAAATGGTGATTCTCTCTCTCGGTGCATGTTAACTAACTTGTGCCTACCATGGGTAAAAGAGCACGGATCCCGTCTCAGAGAGCACTAATGGCGAAGAAAGCAGCGGAATTACATAGCAAAAATCAATGAGGAACTAAAGGAAGTGTAACAATAACAGCAGTAAGGCAGGAGTTGAACATATGGACAGAGCATGAAGTATAGTATACAGGGGTGAAGCAAATGTTGGAGCATATCAAAAGGAAACATTGGAAACAATTCAAAAAAGAAGTGATTGCTACAGTGCACTTAGCGATGGTATACTATACATGGATAGcaagaaatacaaaaaaatttcAAGGAAGGAATATAAATACTGAAGAGGCAGTTATACAAATCAAGAGAGAAGTGATAGAAATGATAGATTTACTTCAACAGTCAAAGAAAGCACAGGAATATAGGAATTTTATTAGATAGATTACTTGTAATTAGATTTTTTCTGTTTGTTGGAGGCCTAATATTCTGAGTTCAGAAAATTAGGTGCTCTATAAGTGTAATTGTTTGttgatgttaatggtaatttcaCATTAttaccaaaaaagaagaagaagaaatttgaCAGATTTTTTCCTATAAAATtgttcaaatcttaattttagtATTGTTCACGCCACCGAGGGTTTCATAAAGCCAGGAAAAGTATATCTCTCAATACCAATTTACATTTGATGGTAATATTATCGTAAATCGTAATGGAGTCTGCCAACAATTACACTATAATACAAATTTTGATCAATCACAtcgtattttttttaaatgtgtcTTCAATTATCAAATTTAAGCACATATGAAATTTCGCATGATGAAATTCACTATTTTAACGTATTACTTTAATGATCTACACGGGATGACACGTACGTTAAAACTAGAAAATTATAAAATTGGAGTACTTATATTGTAACAAAAGATAGCAAACTTGAATTTTGAAGTAATGTGAAATTATAATTCGGCGGCAATCAATGGAAAAGCaaacaagagaaaaaaaataaagcgGTAAAACAAAATGGAGCCAAAAAACGAGTTAGCGATCCCGGTGAAACCAAATAGCCAATTACTTTTCAACACGTGGCCACAGAGCAATCTAAAGATTGCCACGTTTGCTATCCGCGTGAAACCAAAGTGAACCAATCAACACTACTtaccccctctctatataaacCCCAAAGACCAATATCAATTTAGCATAAGCGGGAAATCAGTCTTTGATTATTTCAATCAAAAATTTCAAAACGCAAACATGAGTTCTACAGGAGAAACAAAATCTGTAGGCGGTAGAGGAAAAGCCAAAGGTTCAAAAAAGTCTGTTTCTAGATCTCAAAAAGCAGGTCTTCAATTCCCAGTTGGTCGTATTGCTCGTTATCTGAAAAAAGGTCGTTATGCTCAGCGTCTTGGCTCTGGTTCACCAATTTACCTCTCTGCTGTTCTTGAATATCTTGCTGCTGAGGTGCCAATTCTTACCCATTTTGCATAAtgattaaatatttttttgttttgtgcaTTTGGCTGATTATGTATTTGATTTGGAATTTTACAGGTATTAGAGCTTGCTGGAAATGCTGCTAGAGATAATAAGAAGACTAGGATAATTCCGAGGCACATACAGCTTGCTGTGAGGAATGACGAGGAACTCAGTAAGTTGTTGGGGAAGGTGACAATTGCTAATGGTGGAGTTTTGCCCAAAATTCATCCAAATTTGCTGCCTAATAAGAATGGCAAGGGGAAACCAGAAGTTGGAACCCAGTCACAGGAATTTTAGATTATGGGGTTAAATTAGTTTGTTGGGTAGTCAGGTTTAATATGTTTTTGTGAATTAGTAGAAATATGTTGATCTGAACTTGCTCTTTTATGTGGTTATAGCCATCTATGTGAATGAGAAGTTTGTTtcattaagttttttttttctttcttcagcTTCATATTTCAATTTTGCATTTGATCTATTAGCAAATACCAAGTAAATTGTGCCACCATTTAAACAGTTTTAGAGATGTGTTGATGTTCAGTATTAGTTACTAATATTTTCAATGATGGAAgattttgtcataataaaatataGGTGATTAGATTTCAAATGCccaattttgtccagtttttgtTGCTAATTATTAACGGATAACAAAATTAAGCACTAGTCAACAGTCTGGGGTCTATGTAATCCTTTATCAACCAATGAAAACAAGCAAAATTTTATGACAATTGAAAACCCCATATTTCACGATTCGTATATAAGGGAGTCATGGTGGTGATCCAGTTTCTCATTCTAAGAAATTCTCATTTCCATTAATagtaaaaagaaaacaaatgagtTCGGTAGGGTCAACCAAAGGAGGCAGAGGCAAACCAAAGTCATCAAGATCTCAGAAGG
Above is a window of Nicotiana tabacum cultivar K326 chromosome 8, ASM71507v2, whole genome shotgun sequence DNA encoding:
- the LOC142163027 gene encoding uncharacterized protein LOC142163027, with the translated sequence MGDYNAVIHMDDRLNGAEIQEQETIDFTDFLFETELTELKTVAKGWREPMSEVFLKSIWQKLKNVKTKMKRLNKEKYNATDMRISTIRSNLQEAQEQMRLPGHDPALFDKEKSLKMDLEKWVKIDKIIAQQKSQQLQLINPITREEVYMAVKDINDMKAPGVDGFNAYFFKKAWTVIGNERMQEVMDTLVDRSQSAFVPGRLINDNIILSHELVKGYGRKGISPRCMLKVDMQKAYDSWIMECLKTISYSILINGQPTEPFNAKKGLRQGDPMSPFLFVLVMEYFSRVLKSLGNEPDFNYHPKCEKMNVIQLGFADDLLLFCRGNVKSIQMLFDCFQEFSTTSGLSANRDKSSIYFGGVDATVQQQIMELTGFTKGELLIRYLGIPLSTKGLSVLQCQPLLEKMMGRIQSWTAKFLSYAGRVQLIKNVLISVVKLIEATCRKFLWTRGVELSKRALLAWDRVCYPQVAGGINGNEFQSLSNFSIRKLYTKMRGVFTKVSWRKLVCNNLGASKWIFILGLVAHEKLLTRDKLIQWGMEVPLACPLCNTRNESISHLFFQCDMSSYIWKKVLAWQGISRMVMDWQEELKWAEVYARGRRVEAEIYRMTLAASVYYIWKEKNQRVFQSMQSDPKHIMKQIIQEICCRGTMHTRLARKLDQLNFYP
- the LOC107768546 gene encoding histone H2AX-like — translated: MSSTGETKSVGGRGKAKGSKKSVSRSQKAGLQFPVGRIARYLKKGRYAQRLGSGSPIYLSAVLEYLAAEVLELAGNAARDNKKTRIIPRHIQLAVRNDEELSKLLGKVTIANGGVLPKIHPNLLPNKNGKGKPEVGTQSQEF